GCTCACTGTCAATGGCTTCACTTGCCTGTTTTTCAGTCAATGGATTCCCCTCAATCTTATTAGAAGCATATGAACTTTTTTTCTTGGAGTTTTTTCTAAGTCTATTCTTTGTAACAGGTGGCAATTCTATCGTGCTGAGAGAAAAACGATTTTCATCAATTTCCGATATCCTTTTTAAAATTTCATTCGTTAGTGTAACCTTTATCAAATTGTCCACCTCCATTAATCGATTCATGAATTATTTTTCCACTAAAATTACACTATTTTTCACTTCATCGTCTTCGCCAGTGAAGTAAGAGGTGCTGCCATCTCCGGGTTGGAAAGAACCTTTCCCAGTAGTTCTGCATCAACGCCTTCCGGAACCGTCACCGTATTTTCTGTTGTATTCGGATG
The DNA window shown above is from Anaerotignum faecicola and carries:
- a CDS encoding Fic family protein; translation: MDNLIKVTLTNEILKRISEIDENRFSLSTIELPPVTKNRLRKNSKKKSSYASNKIEGNPLTEKQASEAIDSE